ACCCGAAACCAGGATCATGTCCTTTTTGCGGTCGACCAGCTTGACGAAGCCGTCGGGAGTAATGACCGCCATGTCGCCGGTAGCCAGAAAGCCGTCCTGTCCCAGAACCTTGGCGGTTTCTTCCGGCCGGTTCCAGTAGCCTTTCATGACCTGCGGACCCTTGATGAACAGTTCACCGGCTTCGCCCATGGCAACTTCTCGGCCTTCTAGGTCACGTATCTGGATGTCGGTGGAAGGAACGGGCAGGCCGATGCAGCCGTTGTAGGCGGGCAGGGTCAGCGGGTTGATGCAGGCGGCCGGGCTGGTTTCGGTCAGGCCGTAGGCTTCGATCAGTGGAATGCCGGTGACCTGTTTCCATTTGTCTGCCACGGCTTTCTGGACCGCCATGCCGCCACCCAGCACGACCCTCCAGCTGGAAAAGTCGAGTCTGGAAAAGTCGGGGTGGTTGACCAAAGCGTTGAACAGGGTGTTGACGCCGGTCATGGCGGTGACCTTGTACTTGCCCATCTCCTTGATGAAGCCCGGAATGTCGCGCGGGTTGGTGATCAGGATGTTGAGGGCGCCGGAACGGGTGAAGACCATCAGGTTGGCCGTCAGCGAGAAGATGTGGTAGAGCGGCAGGGCCGTAACGATGATTTCCTGTCCGGGGCGGACCTGGTTTTTCACCCATTCGGCAGCCTGCTGCATGTTGGCCACGATATTGCCGTGGGTGAGCATGGCGCCTTTGGAGACGCCGGTGGTGCCGCCGGTGTACTGGAGGAAGGCAATGTCGTCGTGCGTCAGCGCAGCATCCTCGCAGCTGGCCTGCCGTCCGGCGGCCAGCGCATCAAGGAAGCGGACATGGCCCGGCAGCCGGTAGGGCGGTACCATCTTCTTCACCTTGCGCAGCACGAAGTTGACGATGGTCCGCTTGGGGAAGCCCAGCAGGTCGCCCACGCCGGTAACGATGACCTGCGTGACCGGGGTGCGGCGGATGACCTGCTCCAGCACGCTGGCAAAATTCTCGACGATCACGATGGCGTCGGTGCCTGCATCCTTGAGCTGGTGTTCGAGTTCGCGCGGAGTGTAGAGCGGGTTAACGTTGACCACGGTATAGCCGGCTCGCAGGATGCCGAACACCGCAACCGGATATTGCAGCAGGTTGGGCATCATGACGGCCACGCGGCTGCCGCGGGCAAGCCTGAGCGTGTTTTGCAGGTAGGAGCCGAATTCGCGGCTGAGGACATCCAGTTCGCCGTAGCTCAGCACCTTGTCCATGTTGGCCATGGCTGGCCGGTCACGGAACTGTCCGACGGCCTGACGGAAGACGTCCGGGATCGAGGCAAACTCGTTGGTGTCGACTTCATGACGCACGCCCGGCTCGTAGTTCTTGAACCAGATCTTTTCCATGGGTGTCTCTCCTCGGTTGGGCTGCTGTGGCGCAGGTCTTGTATGTCTGCCTGGTGTGGTCATGCAAAAAGGATGGTTGACATGACGAGCCAAACGGTCGTTTGATTTTGAGGGACTTTAGCCCAGTTATCTGCATGTCGTAAAGGGAGGCGCGCAAGCCGGAGTGCGTGCCCTCCGGCAAAGATAAGGCAGGCCGCGGTTTTCTTCCGGTGAAAAAGCGGGTAAAATCTGATTGTTTAGGGATGGGCGTTTCGCCCATTTTTTATTTGCGGAACGAAACTGAATGGATGTCCGTACGTTGTTGGAAACCACCCTGTCCGGGTTGGGTTATGAGCTGGTCGATTTCGAACTCGGGCATGGCGGCCTGATGCGCGTGTTCATCGACGCGCCGGCAGGAATTGCACTGGATGATTGCGTCAAGGTGAGCAACCACCTGACGCGGCTTTTTACTGTGGAAAACATCGATTATGACCGGCTGGAAGTCAGCTCGCCCGGTCTTGACCGTCCGTTGACGCGCGAAGCGGATTATGCGCGCTTTGCCGGGGAGCGGGTGCGCATCAAGACGCGCCTGCCGATCGGTGAACGCAAGAAATTTGCCGGCACGCTGGTCGGGCTGGCAGACGGACAGGTCGAACTCGATATCGATGGCGAGCGCGTGGCGATTCCGCTTGCCAGCATCGACAAGGCCCGGCTTGACCCGCAGTTTTAAGCGGGCAAACGGGGACAGCCGACTGCGGCGATAGCCCACAGGATGTGTGGGTGCAAGAATTCGGAGGAATCATGAGTCGCGAAATTCTGTTGCTGGTGGATGCACTGGCACGTGAAAAAAACGTCAGCAAGGACATTGTTTTCGGTGCCCTTGAGCTGGCTCTGGCTTCGGCCACCAAAAAGAAAATCAGCCAGGATACCAATCAGGACGAGATCGACGTGCGAGTGTCGATCGACCGGCATACTGGCGCCTATGAAACCTTCCGCCGCTGGACCGTGGTGGAAGACAACGACCATGAATTCCCCAGCCGCCAGATCGCCATGTCTGACGCAGCCGAACACGAAGTCGAAGCCGTTGTCGGGACCATCAAGGAAGAACCGGTCGAGGCCATCGAATTCGGCCGTATCGGCGCCCAGACGGCCAAGCAGGTCATCCTGCAGAAAATCCGTGATGCCGAGCGCGAGCAGGTGCTCAACGATTTTCTGGACCGTAATGAAAAGCTGGTGTCCGGGACCATCAAGCGCATCGAACGCGGCAACGTGATCATCGATCTTGGCAAGCTCGAAGCCTTGCTGCCGCGCGAACAGCAGATTCCCAAGGAAAACCTGCGTGTCGGTGACCGGGTCAAGGCCTACCTGCTGCGCGTGGACCGCATGGGCCGCGGGCCGCAGATCATCCTGTCGCGCATTGCGCCGCAGTTCATTACCGAGCTCTTCCGTCAGGAAGTGCCGGAAATCGACGACGGCATGCTTGAAATCAAGGGCTGCGCCCGTGATGCAGGCAGCCGCGCCAAGATTGCCGTCAAGGCCAATGACCCGCGTCTTGATCCGCAAGGCACCTGCATCGGTATGCGCGGTTCGCGCGTGCAGGCCGTGACCAACGAGCTGGGCGGCGAGCGTGTCGACATCGTGCTGTGGGCTGGTGACATCGTGCAGTACGTCATCAATGCCCTGTCGCCGGCCGAGGTGCAGCGCATCCTGATCGACGAAGACAAGCACGCCATGGATGTCGTCGTCGACGAAGACCAGCTGGCGCTGGCTATCGGCCGTGGCGGCCA
The DNA window shown above is from Laribacter hongkongensis DSM 14985 and carries:
- the rimP gene encoding ribosome maturation factor RimP — translated: MDVRTLLETTLSGLGYELVDFELGHGGLMRVFIDAPAGIALDDCVKVSNHLTRLFTVENIDYDRLEVSSPGLDRPLTREADYARFAGERVRIKTRLPIGERKKFAGTLVGLADGQVELDIDGERVAIPLASIDKARLDPQF
- a CDS encoding long-chain-fatty-acid--CoA ligase, yielding MEKIWFKNYEPGVRHEVDTNEFASIPDVFRQAVGQFRDRPAMANMDKVLSYGELDVLSREFGSYLQNTLRLARGSRVAVMMPNLLQYPVAVFGILRAGYTVVNVNPLYTPRELEHQLKDAGTDAIVIVENFASVLEQVIRRTPVTQVIVTGVGDLLGFPKRTIVNFVLRKVKKMVPPYRLPGHVRFLDALAAGRQASCEDAALTHDDIAFLQYTGGTTGVSKGAMLTHGNIVANMQQAAEWVKNQVRPGQEIIVTALPLYHIFSLTANLMVFTRSGALNILITNPRDIPGFIKEMGKYKVTAMTGVNTLFNALVNHPDFSRLDFSSWRVVLGGGMAVQKAVADKWKQVTGIPLIEAYGLTETSPAACINPLTLPAYNGCIGLPVPSTDIQIRDLEGREVAMGEAGELFIKGPQVMKGYWNRPEETAKVLGQDGFLATGDMAVITPDGFVKLVDRKKDMILVSGFNVYPNEIEDVVAMHPGVLEVACIGLPDDKSGEVVKVFVVRKDPNLTERDIIEHCKANLTGYKVPKFVEFRNELPKTNVGKILRRALRDETTA
- the nusA gene encoding transcription termination factor NusA gives rise to the protein MSREILLLVDALAREKNVSKDIVFGALELALASATKKKISQDTNQDEIDVRVSIDRHTGAYETFRRWTVVEDNDHEFPSRQIAMSDAAEHEVEAVVGTIKEEPVEAIEFGRIGAQTAKQVILQKIRDAEREQVLNDFLDRNEKLVSGTIKRIERGNVIIDLGKLEALLPREQQIPKENLRVGDRVKAYLLRVDRMGRGPQIILSRIAPQFITELFRQEVPEIDDGMLEIKGCARDAGSRAKIAVKANDPRLDPQGTCIGMRGSRVQAVTNELGGERVDIVLWAGDIVQYVINALSPAEVQRILIDEDKHAMDVVVDEDQLALAIGRGGQNVRLASELTGWVLNIMTVAEAEEKHEAEDAAMKQLFMDALDVDQDVADVLASEGFTTLEEIAYVPLEEMLQISYFDAETVNELRSRAREALLTQAIASEEKMNSVEDALRELPGMTQDVLVKLAENGVTTRDDLADLAVDELADMTNITEDEARALIMKAREHWFEQK